The following proteins are encoded in a genomic region of Magnolia sinica isolate HGM2019 chromosome 1, MsV1, whole genome shotgun sequence:
- the LOC131257023 gene encoding protein CURVATURE THYLAKOID 1C, chloroplastic isoform X2: MASTVAIQPPSFLYRGKSTIFKNLRKSPVFAVRESRRHTTIIAKAAGENSDSSTSLSIIKTVQNAWDKSEDRLALAGLGFAAIVAVWASGNLIGAIDKLPLIPTVLEVVGILFSWWFIYRYLLFKPDRDATRAGWVRLRVNPSLT, translated from the exons ATGGCTTCAACGGTTGCAATTCAACCTCCGTCCTTTCTATACCGTGGAAAAAGCACCATTTTCAAAAATCTCAGGAAATCTCCGGTCTTCGCTGTCAGAG AAAGCCGGAGACATACTACAATTATTGCAAAAGCTGCCGGGGAGAACTCCGATTCTTCCACCTCCCTTAGTATTATCAAAACTGTCCAAAATGCA TGGGATAAATCTGAAGATCGACTCGCTCTTGCTGGCTTGGGCTTTGCAGCAATTGTAGCGGTGTGGGCATCTGGTAATCTGATTGGG GCCATAGACAAGCTTCCTCTTATCCCAACTGTACTTGAGGTTGTTGGAATATTGTTTTCTTGG TGGTTTATATATCGTTATCTCTTATTCAAACCTGATCG GGACGCAACTCgagcaggttgggtcaggttgagggtcaacccaagcctgaCCTGA
- the LOC131257044 gene encoding uncharacterized protein LOC131257044 isoform X1 has product MPAPTLLSRVSAAARSRFLVRPRNKTPNHAGISPSQSSDSVTRISRISRLAPELRCLGSMMPLHSAIASSRLKSNLSAESQSWGWIPQEMLFGASCKIQMGLH; this is encoded by the exons ATGCCTGCTCCTACACTCCTTTCTAGGGTTTCTGCAGCTGCTCGATCTCGTTTTCTCGTCAGGCCCCGCAACAAGACCCCCAACCATGCTGGAATCTCTCCGTCCCAGTCGTCTGATTCTGTAACGCGCATATCTCGCATTTCCAG ATTAGCGCCAGAGCTGAGGTGTTTGGGATCGATGATGCCTCTGCACAGCGCGATCGCTTCCTCTCGCTTGAAATCGAACCTTTCTGCGGAGTCTCAGAGCTGGGGCTGGATTCCCCAAG AGATGCTGTTTGGCGCATCCTGCAAAATACAGATGGGATTGCACTAA
- the LOC131257044 gene encoding uncharacterized protein LOC131257044 isoform X2, translated as MPAPTLLSRVSAAARSRFLVRPRNKTPNHAGISPSQSSDSVTRISRISRLAPELRCLGSMMPLHSAIASSRLKSNLSAESQSWGWIPQGLSMPL; from the exons ATGCCTGCTCCTACACTCCTTTCTAGGGTTTCTGCAGCTGCTCGATCTCGTTTTCTCGTCAGGCCCCGCAACAAGACCCCCAACCATGCTGGAATCTCTCCGTCCCAGTCGTCTGATTCTGTAACGCGCATATCTCGCATTTCCAG ATTAGCGCCAGAGCTGAGGTGTTTGGGATCGATGATGCCTCTGCACAGCGCGATCGCTTCCTCTCGCTTGAAATCGAACCTTTCTGCGGAGTCTCAGAGCTGGGGCTGGATTCCCCAAG GCCTTTCAATGCCTTTATAG
- the LOC131257023 gene encoding protein CURVATURE THYLAKOID 1C, chloroplastic isoform X1 yields MASTVAIQPPSFLYRGKSTIFKNLRKSPVFAVRESRRHTTIIAKAAGENSDSSTSLSIIKTVQNAWDKSEDRLALAGLGFAAIVAVWASGNLIGAIDKLPLIPTVLEVVGILFSWWFIYRYLLFKPDREELLKIISNSISDVLGQ; encoded by the exons ATGGCTTCAACGGTTGCAATTCAACCTCCGTCCTTTCTATACCGTGGAAAAAGCACCATTTTCAAAAATCTCAGGAAATCTCCGGTCTTCGCTGTCAGAG AAAGCCGGAGACATACTACAATTATTGCAAAAGCTGCCGGGGAGAACTCCGATTCTTCCACCTCCCTTAGTATTATCAAAACTGTCCAAAATGCA TGGGATAAATCTGAAGATCGACTCGCTCTTGCTGGCTTGGGCTTTGCAGCAATTGTAGCGGTGTGGGCATCTGGTAATCTGATTGGG GCCATAGACAAGCTTCCTCTTATCCCAACTGTACTTGAGGTTGTTGGAATATTGTTTTCTTGG TGGTTTATATATCGTTATCTCTTATTCAAACCTGATCG gGAAGAGCTTTTGAAAATAATCAGCAATTCAATTTCAGATGTTCTAGGCCAATGA